A region of Zerene cesonia ecotype Mississippi unplaced genomic scaffold, Zerene_cesonia_1.1 Zces_u011, whole genome shotgun sequence DNA encodes the following proteins:
- the LOC119839284 gene encoding uncharacterized protein LOC119839284 produces MNSSTTSYDRKMRYRVILQDLSLEQENDNNDQRMQKTTEAVHEVKKLLKQGGVEERVRHPGESYLDSRVLRAASDLAISCSEAVTGLENTYNKHELAQHIRENAAFWSLCLPREVCACASLHGAFAPAPPAPRARERQRRAPARPDAQLCAPDSVERLSDATIDPEYGIPFVEPVPQTVQADDDSDENQFIVSMNMERWRDLIEAFEITEPMMVLKRL; encoded by the exons ATGAATTCATCAACCACGAGTTATGATAGGAAGATGCGGTATAGGGTGATACTTCAAGATTTAAGTTTGG AACAAGAAAATGATAACAATGATCAGCGAATGCAAAAGACGACGGAGGCCGTTCATGAAGTGAAGAAGTTATTGAAGCAAGGCGGAGTCGAGGAGAGAGTCCGGCATCCAG GCGAGAGCTACCTGGACTCGCGCGTGCTCCGAGCCGCGAGCGACCTCGCGATAAGCTGCTCCGAAGCGGTCACCGGCCTGGAGAATACGTATAACAAGCACGAGCTGGCGCAGCATATT CGCGAAAACGCCGCGTTCTGGTCGCTCTGCCTACCGCGCGAggtgtgcgcgtgcgcgtcgCTGCACGGCGCCttcgcgcccgcgccgcccgcgccccgcgcccgcgAGCGCCAGCGCCGCGCCCCCGCGCGCCCCGACGCGCAGCTGTGCGCGCCGGACAGCGTCGAGCG ACTCAGCGACGCGACTATTG ATCCCGAGTATGGCATACCGTTTGTGGAACCTGTGCCACAGACGGTGCAGGCTGATGATGACTCTGATGAGAACCAGTTCATTGTGTCGATGAACATGGAGAGGTGGAGG gATCTGATTGAAGCGTTTGAAATAACTGAGCCGATGATGGTTTTGAagagattataa
- the LOC119839285 gene encoding protein mahjong, whose amino-acid sequence MDSGPAQEVTELLRQWEEQHTSPTYDPIPTLTRIAEIIEAETENFMKKDPDPFDERHPSRTDPECALGHALKVMFKKDNFMTKLVNDYVRDTYYSRQNITGRDVHKLNVAACRLTLGLMPGLEMSVVFQDNEALIHRLVNWATNSPEPLQCYATGLLAAAMEVQEIATNFRDLNAMLVPLMLKRLHELRNKTQDEKPNHVTPPNQTRHFARFDKRRNHDHKSNGPVTDKTDHANDEGGGGDMEVDGGGTPPTPVKEGAILEPGTPIKSYNNVVWSPPGAACRPQVHETSSNSSWVEMETYVIGNIQIHPPTDATKQMLILRYLTPMGEYQEFLSHVFEKDALGLILGYLNVRESRDSRLAFEALKYLAALLCHKKFSIDFINMGGLQKFLEVPRPSVAATGVSICLYYLAYCEDAMERVCLLPRRTLADLVRYALWLLECSHDSGRCHATMFFGLSFQFRVILEEFDNQDGLRKLYNVISTLPILGSDDEELRVSDDETCAARQIVRHVCVALRRYFEAHLRMRAAHVARQQGDTVPEPPPYKTMMMTMMMMMMYVFQKFLEVPRPSVAATGVSICLYYLAYCEDAMERVCLLPRRTLADLVRYALWLLECSHDSGRCHATMFFGLSFQFRVILEEFDNQDGLRKLYNVISTLPILGSDDEELRVSDDETCAARQIVRHVCVALRRYFEAHLRMRAAHVARQQGDTVPEPPPYKASKSTPEEIQEQIELVQHAACARWPPADELLALGGVTLLLQVVGYAYDWNFNGRYTYCAADGDIVVEPEVQKAALNVLVNCVCAPLHRSGVSTARFSLTGSTKKKAAVKSYEDVIQKIWESVRTNNGIMVLLSLMMVKSPITDADRIRGLACRALAGLARCPTVRQIISKLPLFTTSQIQVLMRDPILQEKRQEHVMFQKYALELLERVSGKSKHKGAEFETSLANIHRANVVAQTLFQPRLSVSRTSSSASILRESMDLNHSTHEESSPIPPVIKLRKVQNPTHTPTSTPSAEKRSLQKQFSAGAERPPSPPRVTLHSIITEYLYNQHALCKNPVVTCPQFNLFEPHACPSPRAGGLLSPAEPRNVCARVVRRELGGAAARRHHAALAHAHFAAARTLRLQDDDAYFTHTMFHPTQQQLLAATSSGDIRVFNLFSGVEENSYQVHESYIYHMQASRDGLLLLASSSTTWRTLSALWNMKEFEQLFQLDNEEYVEFSKVSDDRIIGTKGETATVFDTRTGRELLTLSPSISNQYAKNRATFNPTDELVLSDGVLWDVNTGKEIHKFDKLNQTHSGVFHPNGLEVISNTEVWDLRTFHLLRTVPALDKSEVIFNPACTALYAVCSDQDSEDRSQFDTSFKTLDAYDYSSIATIDVKRNIYSLSVSRYGTQISLVENLGDFEQVQESCVKIYDVGRKRDHDDDAEEDDEEELAGGSENDDGSDSGSDNDDDLASSLLRNAVMGLAGGDSSGDSSRDGPARRPARRRRRPADNHSSDSDGDIDLGDIIEFELD is encoded by the exons ATGGATTCGGGACCAGCTCAAGAAGTAACTGAGCTTTTACGACAATGGGAGGAACAACACACGTCGCCGACTTACGATCCCATACCAACTTTGACgag GATAGCGGAAATAATAGAGGCGGAAACGGAGAATTTCATGAAGAAGGACCCCGACCCCTTCGACGAGAGGCATCCGTCGCGAACGGACCCCGAGTGCGCCCTGGGACACGCACTAAAAGTTATGTTTaagaaagataattttatgactaag CTAGTCAACGACTACGTGCGCGACACGTACTACTCCCGCCAGAATATAACGGGGCGGGACGTCCACAAACTGAACGTGGCCGCTTGCAGGCTGACCTTGGGTTTGATGCCCGGCCTGGAGATGAGTGTTGTTTTTCag GACAACGAAGCGTTAATACATCGCCTAGTTAATTGGGCGACCAACTCGCCGGAGCCGCTGCAGTGCTACGCGACGGGTCTGCTCGCGGCCGCTATGGAGGTGCAGGAGATAGCTACCAATTTtag AGATCTGAACGCAATGCTAGTGCCGCTCATGTTGAAAAGGCTGCACGAGTTGAGGAATAAAACGCAAGACGAGAAG ccAAACCACGTGACTCCGCCGAATCAGACGAGGCATTTCGCGCGTTTTGACAAGCGGAGAAATCACGACCACAAGAGCAATGGCCCCGTCACTGACAAGACAG ATCACGCCAACGACGAGGGTGGAGGGGGGGATATGGAGGTGGACGGGGGTGGGACTCCCCCCACCCCCGTCAAGGAGGGCGCCATCCTCGAACCCGGAACGCCGATCAAAAGTTATAACA ATGTGGTGTGGTCGCCCCCCGGCGCCGCTTGCCGGCCGCAGGTACACGAGACGTCGTCGAATTCCAGCTGGGTCGAAATGGAGACATACGTTATTG gtaatatacaaatacaccCACCGACAGACGCCACAAAACAAATGCTGATACTTAGGTATCTAACGCCGATGGGAGAGTATCAGGAG TTCCTGTCGCACGTGTTCGAGAAGGACGCGCTGGGGCTGATCCTCGGCTACCTGAACGTGCGCGAGTCGAGGGACTCCCGGCTCGCGTTCGAGGCGCTCAAGTACCTCGCGGCGCTGCTCTGCCACAAGAAGTTCTCCATCGACTTCATCAACATGGGCGGTCTGCAG AAATTCCTCGAAGTGCCCCGCCCCTCGGTGGCCGCGACGGGCGTGTCCATATGCCTCTACTACCTGGCCTACTGCGAGGACGCGATGGAGCGGGTCTGCCTGTTGCCTCGCAGGACCCTCGCCGACTTGGTGCG ATACGCGCTATGGCTTCTAGAATGTTCGCACGACTCGGGCCGGTGTCACGCGACCATGTTCTTTGGCTTGTCCTTCCAGTTTAGAGTTATTTTAGAGGAGTTTGACAATCAG GACGGCCTCCGAAAGCTGTACAACGTGATATCAACCCTGCCCATCCTCGGCTCTGATGATGAAGAGCTGAGGGTGTCCGATGATGAGACCTGCGCCGCCAGGCAGATAGTCCGCCACGTGTGCGTCGCGCTGAGAAG ATACTTCGAGGCGCATCTCAGGATGCGAGCGGCGCACGTGGCGAGGCAGCAGGGCGACACTGTGCCAGAACCGCCGCCCTATAAG acgatgatgatgacgatgatgatgatgatgatgtatgtGTTTCAGAAATTCCTCGAAGTGCCCCGCCCCTCGGTGGCCGCGACGGGCGTGTCCATATGCCTCTACTACCTGGCCTACTGCGAGGACGCGATGGAGCGGGTCTGCCTGTTGCCTCGCAGGACCCTCGCCGACTTGGTGCG ATACGCGCTATGGCTTCTAGAATGTTCGCACGACTCGGGCCGGTGTCACGCGACCATGTTCTTTGGCTTGTCCTTCCAGTTTAGAGTTATTTTAGAGGAGTTTGACAATCAG GACGGCCTCCGAAAGCTGTACAACGTGATATCAACCCTGCCCATCCTCGGCTCTGATGATGAAGAGCTGAGGGTGTCCGATGATGAGACCTGCGCCGCCAGGCAGATAGTCCGCCACGTGTGCGTCGCGCTGAGAAG ATACTTCGAGGCGCATCTCAGGATGCGGGCGGCGCACGTGGCGAGGCAGCAGGGCGACACTGTGCCAGAACCGCCGCCCTATAAG GCGTCGAAGTCGACCCCCGAGGAGATCCAGGAGCAGATCGAGCTGGTGCAGCACGCGGCGTGCGCGCGCTGGCCGCCCGCCGACGAGCTGCTCGCGCTCGGCGGCGTCACGCTGCTGCTGCAGGTCGTCGGCTACGCGTACGACTGGAACTTCAACGGGAG ATACACTTACT GTGCAGCAGACGGTGATATAGTGGTGGAGCCGGAAGTGCAAAAGGCGGCGCTCAATGTGCTAGTGAACTGCGTGTGCGCACCCTTACACCGG TCTGGCGTTTCGACGGCGCGTTTCTCGCTGACCGGCTCCACGAAGAAGAAGGCGGCGGTGAAGTCGTACGAGGACGTGATACAGAAGATCTGGGAGAGCGTCAGAACTAACAACGGGATCATG GTGCTGCTCTCGCTGATGATGGTCAAGTCGCCGATAACGGACGCGGACCGCATCCGGGGGCTGGCGTGTCGGGCGCTCGCCGGCCTCGCGCGCTGCCCCACCGTGCGCCAGATCATCAGCAAGCTGCCGCTGTTCACCACCTCGCAGATACAGG TGTTAATGCGCGATCCGATCTTGCAAGAGAAGCGGCAGGAGCACGTGATGTTCCAGAAGTATGCGCTGGAACTGCTCGAGCGCGTCTCCGGGAAGAGCAAGCACAAGGGCGCCGAGTTCGAGACCTCGCTGGCTAACATACATCGG GCGAACGTGGTCGCGCAGACGC taTTCCAGCCCCGTCTGTCCGTCTCGCGGACGAGCAGTAGCGCTAGTATACTCAGAGAGAGTATGGACCTCAACCATTCGACACACGAGGAGAGTAGTCCAATACCGcctgttattaaattaag AAAAGTCCAGAACCCCACGCACACCCCAACGAGCACGCCCAGCGCCGAGAAGCGGTCCCTCCAGAAGCAGTTCAGCGCGGGCGCTGAACGCCCACCCTCACCCCCGAGGGTCACGCTCCACTCCATCATCACGGAGTACCTGTACAACCAGCACGCGCTCTGCAAGAACCCGGTGGTGACGTGCCCGCAGTTCAACCTGTTTGA GCCGCACGCGTGCCCGTCGCCGCGCGCGGGCGGGCTGCTGTCGCCGGCGGAGCCGCGCAACGTGTGCGCGCGCGTGGTGCGGCGCGAGctgggcggcgcggcggcgcggcgccaCCACGCGGCGCTCGCGCACGCGCACTTCGCCGCCGCGCGCACGCTGCGCCTGCAGGACGACGACGCCTACTTCACGCACACCATGTTCCAC CCGACACAGCAGCAATTACTCGCCGCGACGTCGTCGGGCGACATCAGGGTATTCAATTTGTTCAGCGGTGTTGAGGAGAATTCGTATCAGGTCCACGAATCTTACATATACCATATGCAG GCGAGCAGGGACGGTCTGCTGCTGCTGGCCTCCTCCTCCACCACCTGGCGAACACTCTCGGCGCTGTGGAACATGAAGGAGTTTGAGCAGTT GTTCCAGCTGGACAACGAGGAGTACGTGGAGTTCTCGAAGGTGTCGGACGATCGGATAATCGGCACGAAGGGCGAGACGGCGACCGTGTTCGACACGCGCACCGGCCGCGAGCTGCTCACGCTCAGCCCCAGCATCAGCAACCAGTACGCGAAGAACCGCGCCACCTTCAACCCGACGGACGAGCTGGTGCTGTCAG ACGGCGTCCTTTGGGATGTGAACACAGGCAAGGAGATACACAAGTTCGACAAACTGAATCAGACGCACAGCGGCGTGTTCCATCCGAACGGTTTGGAG GTCATATCAAACACGGAAGTGTGGGATCTGAGGACGTTCCACTTGCTGCGGACGGTGCCGGCGTTGGATAAGTCAGAA GTGATATTCAACCCGGCGTGCACGGCGCTGTACGCGGTGTGCTCCGACCAGGACTCGGAGGACAGGAGCCAGTTCGACACCAGCTTTAAGACATTGGACGCCTACGATTATTCTAGTATAG CCACAATAGACGTGAAACGGAACATCTACTCGCTGAGCGTGTCCCGCTACGGGACGCAGATATCGCTCGTCGAGAACTTGGGCGACTTCGAGCAGGTGCAGGAGTCCTGCGTCAAGATATACGACGTCGGCAGGAAGAGGGATCACGACGACGACGCG GAGGAGGACGACGAGGAGGAGCTGGCCGGCGGCTCCGAGAACGACGACGGCTCGGACTCCGGCTCCGACAACGACGACGATT TAGCGTCAAGCCTGCTGCGCAACGCGGTGATGGGGCTCGCGGGCGGCGACAGCTCCGGGGACAGCTCGCGGGACGGGCCCGCGCGCCGccccgcgcgccgccgccgccgg